A single Sporomusaceae bacterium DNA region contains:
- the cbiB gene encoding adenosylcobinamide-phosphate synthase CbiB, with amino-acid sequence MLSTAKYLPGLALVLDTLIGDPRTGWHPVVLIGNLIAALEKRLLNPAAAPSAKRLAGLILVLTVLAVSFAASWLALAALAALHPLAALGGGALLLAFAITPRSLAEAGREIQRLLEAGDLDEARRKVGWIVGRDTAALDTAGITRATVETVAENITDGIIAPLFYAALGGAPLAVLYRAVNTLDSMVGYKNDKYRDFGMVAARTDDMFNYIPARITGVLIIAAAFLTGGDARGAAGAIWRDAAKHPSPNSGIPEAGVAGALGVRLGGLNHYGGVPSLRATMGEPRRPLAPGDIARTVRMMYTATALFAAVATVLIV; translated from the coding sequence ATGCTGAGCACCGCCAAATACCTGCCCGGTCTCGCCCTCGTCCTCGATACCCTCATCGGCGACCCGCGGACGGGCTGGCACCCCGTCGTCCTCATCGGCAACCTCATCGCCGCCCTCGAAAAACGGCTCCTCAACCCCGCGGCAGCGCCTAGCGCCAAACGCCTCGCCGGCCTTATCCTCGTCCTTACCGTCCTCGCCGTAAGCTTCGCCGCATCCTGGCTGGCGCTGGCCGCTCTCGCCGCCCTTCACCCCCTGGCCGCCCTCGGCGGCGGCGCCCTCCTGCTGGCCTTCGCCATCACGCCCCGCAGCCTGGCCGAAGCCGGCCGGGAGATCCAGAGACTCCTGGAAGCCGGCGACCTCGACGAAGCCCGCCGCAAGGTCGGCTGGATCGTCGGCCGCGACACCGCCGCCCTCGACACCGCCGGAATAACCCGCGCCACCGTCGAAACGGTCGCCGAAAACATCACCGACGGCATCATCGCCCCGCTCTTCTACGCCGCCCTCGGCGGCGCGCCGCTCGCCGTCCTCTACCGCGCTGTCAACACCCTCGACTCGATGGTAGGCTACAAGAACGACAAATACCGCGACTTCGGTATGGTTGCAGCCAGGACCGACGACATGTTCAACTACATCCCCGCCCGCATAACCGGCGTGCTGATAATCGCCGCCGCCTTCCTGACAGGCGGCGACGCCCGCGGCGCCGCCGGCGCCATCTGGCGGGACGCCGCCAAGCACCCCAGCCCCAACAGCGGCATCCCCGAAGCAGGCGTCGCCGGGGCCCTCGGCGTCCGGCTCGGCGGGCTCAACCACTACGGCGGCGTGCCGTCGCTGCGGGCCACTATGGGCGAGCCGCGCCGCCCGCTCGCGCCCGGCGATATCGCCCGTACCGTCAGGATGATGTACACCGCCACCGCCCTGTTCGCCGCCGTTGCCACCGTTCTCATCGTATAG
- a CDS encoding cobyric acid synthase, with protein sequence MSKAIMLQGTSSHVGKSILATALCRIFRQDGHRVAPFKAQNMALNSYVTKSGGEMGRAQVAQAEAAGLEPAVEMNPVLLKPTGNASSQVVVLGRPVGNMSASQYHAGYSRELLAVVEKSLRSLQTAYDVVVIEGAGSPAEVNLKANDIVNMRIAKLAPAPVLLIADIDRGGALASIVGTLELLEPDERDLVKGIIINKFRGDIALLRPAVDFLAARTGKPVVGVIPHLDDLGIDDEDSVSLDDKRQSRAGEGGGQADIDIAVLRLPKISNFTDFTALAGEPGVAVRYVAAGQQLGAPDLVILPGSKNTTEDLLWLRAQGFDRAIARLAAAGVPVVGICGGYQMLGREVRDPDHTESANDRVDGLGLLDAVTTFAADKITHQVAAACDASPFLSLGFTAGDLAGYEIHMGRTEFLTPVTPAFTITARSGGHVRECDGAVRDDGLVMGTYIHGIFDNDAFRRAVIGALRARKGLAPLAAGTDTRSHKERSYDRLAAHVRAHLDMDLIYRILGAPC encoded by the coding sequence ATGTCTAAGGCAATCATGCTGCAAGGAACAAGTTCCCATGTCGGCAAATCCATCCTCGCCACCGCCCTCTGCCGGATATTCCGCCAGGACGGCCACCGCGTCGCGCCCTTCAAGGCCCAGAACATGGCCCTCAATTCCTATGTCACCAAAAGCGGCGGCGAGATGGGCCGCGCCCAGGTGGCCCAGGCCGAGGCCGCCGGGCTCGAGCCGGCCGTCGAAATGAACCCCGTCCTCCTCAAACCGACCGGCAACGCCTCCTCCCAGGTCGTTGTCCTCGGCCGCCCGGTCGGCAACATGTCGGCCAGCCAGTATCACGCCGGCTACAGCCGCGAGCTCCTCGCCGTCGTCGAAAAGTCGCTGCGCTCCCTCCAGACCGCCTACGACGTCGTCGTCATCGAAGGCGCCGGCAGCCCGGCCGAAGTCAACCTCAAAGCCAACGACATCGTCAACATGCGGATCGCCAAGCTGGCCCCCGCCCCCGTGCTGCTCATCGCCGACATCGACCGCGGCGGGGCGCTGGCCTCCATCGTCGGCACCCTCGAACTATTGGAGCCCGACGAACGCGACCTTGTCAAAGGCATCATTATCAACAAATTCCGCGGCGACATCGCCCTCCTCCGGCCGGCGGTCGATTTTCTCGCCGCCAGGACCGGCAAACCTGTCGTCGGCGTCATCCCCCACCTCGACGACCTCGGCATCGACGACGAGGACTCCGTCTCCCTCGACGACAAGCGCCAGAGCAGGGCAGGGGAGGGGGGAGGGCAGGCCGACATCGACATCGCCGTTCTCCGCCTGCCGAAAATCTCCAACTTCACCGACTTCACCGCCCTCGCCGGCGAGCCGGGCGTCGCCGTGCGCTACGTCGCCGCCGGGCAGCAGCTCGGCGCCCCCGACCTCGTTATCCTCCCCGGCAGCAAGAACACCACCGAAGACCTCCTGTGGCTGCGCGCCCAGGGCTTTGACCGCGCCATCGCCCGCCTCGCCGCCGCCGGCGTCCCCGTCGTCGGCATCTGCGGCGGCTACCAGATGCTCGGCCGCGAAGTGCGCGACCCCGACCACACCGAATCGGCCAACGACCGGGTCGACGGTCTCGGCCTATTGGACGCCGTCACCACCTTCGCCGCCGACAAGATAACCCATCAGGTCGCAGCCGCCTGCGACGCCAGCCCCTTCCTCAGCCTCGGCTTCACCGCCGGCGACCTTGCCGGCTACGAAATCCACATGGGCCGCACCGAGTTCCTCACCCCCGTCACTCCCGCCTTCACCATCACCGCCCGTTCCGGCGGCCATGTCCGCGAATGCGACGGCGCGGTCCGCGACGACGGCCTCGTCATGGGCACCTACATCCACGGCATCTTCGACAACGACGCCTTCCGGCGGGCGGTGATCGGCGCCCTCCGAGCCCGCAAGGGCCTCGCCCCCCTGGCGGCCGGCACCGACACCCGCAGCCACAAGGAACGCAGCTACGACCGCCTCGCCGCCCACGTCCGCGCCCACCTCGACATGGACCTGATCTACCGCATCCTCGGTGCCCCATGCTGA
- the cobU gene encoding bifunctional adenosylcobinamide kinase/adenosylcobinamide-phosphate guanylyltransferase yields MSGKIVLVTGGARSGKSSFAEKYVAALGVPVAYIATAETLDPEMEARVALHRARRPATWHTYEAPRAAHEALAKAGTAAVLFDCLTVYVANLLLDPAAPASPEERHSHIAGEIAKLAAAARAAAATVVFVTNEVGAGIVPDNALAREYRDLAGLANQQIAAVADEVYLVVSGIPVNIKQLAAKIPTV; encoded by the coding sequence ATGAGCGGCAAGATTGTTCTCGTCACCGGCGGGGCCCGCAGCGGCAAATCGTCCTTCGCCGAAAAATACGTCGCCGCCCTCGGCGTTCCTGTAGCCTACATCGCCACCGCCGAAACGCTCGACCCCGAGATGGAAGCCCGCGTCGCCCTCCACCGCGCCCGCCGGCCCGCTACCTGGCATACCTATGAAGCCCCCCGCGCTGCCCACGAGGCACTCGCAAAGGCAGGGACCGCCGCCGTCCTGTTCGACTGCCTCACCGTCTATGTCGCCAACCTCCTGCTCGATCCCGCCGCCCCCGCCAGCCCGGAAGAGCGGCACAGCCATATCGCGGGCGAGATCGCCAAACTGGCCGCCGCCGCCCGCGCCGCCGCCGCCACCGTCGTCTTCGTCACCAACGAGGTGGGCGCCGGCATCGTCCCCGACAACGCCCTGGCCCGCGAATACCGCGACCTGGCCGGCCTGGCGAACCAGCAGATCGCCGCTGTCGCCGACGAAGTATATCTGGTCGTTAGCGGCATCCCCGTAAATATAAAACAACTGGCAGCGAAAATCCCGACCGTCTGA
- a CDS encoding cobyrinate a,c-diamide synthase, with protein MKQLNIPRIVIAGTSSGVGKTTIVAGLLAVLRQRGLRVQSYKIGPDYIDPGYHKLASGVPAHNLDTWLVPEDELVPLFAKTAVGADIAVIEGVMGLFDGGRGGISSTAAIARALGAPVVVVLDARSAGESVAATALGFATYDRQLTVAGFIVNRLGSETHRAIVADALGRLGLPVFGCLQRSDSLGVGERHLGLIPVTEQSEAVLRVELMRAAVDRDLDVDGLLGVAAGAPLLRVPAPAAAAAKTARIGVARDEAFSFYYPESLAVLEEHGAELVPFSPLHDQALPAVDGLVIGGGFPEMFLSDLAANQPMLEDIRRAVRRGMPTYAECGGLMYLTKEIVAFDGRSFPLVGLVPAVCRMESRLQTVGYVEATAMGDNVLCRAGDVLRGHEFHFSRMELTCPADDFDWAFQFKKMRTGNVYLGGFAAGSLLASYLHMHFAGNRGAAAIFAAQCRAFRAAGGGKR; from the coding sequence ATGAAGCAGCTAAATATCCCCCGCATAGTCATCGCCGGCACCAGCAGCGGCGTCGGCAAAACCACCATCGTCGCCGGCCTGCTCGCCGTCCTCAGGCAACGGGGCCTGCGCGTGCAGTCGTACAAGATCGGTCCCGACTACATCGACCCCGGCTACCACAAATTGGCCAGCGGCGTACCCGCCCACAACCTCGACACCTGGCTGGTGCCGGAAGACGAACTCGTCCCCCTGTTCGCCAAAACCGCAGTCGGGGCGGACATTGCCGTCATCGAAGGCGTCATGGGCCTCTTCGACGGCGGACGGGGCGGCATCAGCAGTACCGCCGCCATCGCCAGGGCGCTCGGCGCCCCGGTCGTCGTCGTGCTCGACGCCCGCTCGGCCGGCGAAAGCGTCGCCGCCACCGCCCTCGGCTTCGCCACCTACGACCGGCAGCTCACCGTCGCCGGCTTCATCGTCAACCGCCTCGGCTCCGAAACTCACCGGGCCATCGTCGCCGACGCCCTTGGCCGGCTCGGCCTGCCCGTATTCGGTTGCCTGCAGCGCAGCGACAGCCTCGGTGTCGGCGAACGCCACCTCGGCCTCATCCCGGTGACCGAGCAATCGGAGGCCGTCCTGCGCGTCGAACTCATGCGGGCGGCCGTCGACCGCGACCTCGACGTGGACGGACTGCTCGGCGTCGCCGCCGGCGCGCCGCTCCTTCGCGTGCCCGCGCCCGCCGCCGCCGCCGCCAAAACGGCGCGCATCGGCGTCGCCCGCGACGAAGCCTTCTCCTTCTACTACCCGGAGAGCCTCGCCGTCCTCGAAGAGCACGGGGCGGAGCTCGTTCCCTTCAGCCCCCTCCACGACCAGGCGTTGCCTGCCGTCGACGGCCTCGTCATCGGCGGCGGCTTCCCCGAAATGTTTCTCAGCGACCTGGCCGCCAACCAACCCATGCTCGAAGACATCCGTCGCGCCGTCCGCCGGGGCATGCCCACCTACGCCGAATGCGGCGGTCTCATGTACCTGACCAAGGAAATCGTCGCCTTCGACGGCCGCTCCTTCCCGCTGGTCGGCCTCGTGCCCGCCGTCTGCCGCATGGAAAGCCGCCTGCAGACCGTCGGCTACGTCGAAGCCACCGCCATGGGCGACAACGTCCTCTGCCGCGCAGGCGATGTCCTCCGCGGCCACGAATTCCACTTCTCCCGCATGGAGCTCACCTGCCCGGCCGACGACTTCGACTGGGCATTCCAGTTCAAAAAAATGCGCACAGGCAACGTCTACCTCGGCGGTTTCGCCGCCGGCAGCCTCCTGGCTTCATATTTGCACATGCACTTTGCCGGCAACCGCGGCGCGGCGGCCATATTCGCCGCCCAGTGCCGCGCCTTCCGGGCCGCGGGAGGGGGAAAACGATGA
- a CDS encoding cob(I)yrinic acid a,c-diamide adenosyltransferase produces the protein MSTAAAPLLIYTGDGKGKTTAALGLAVAAAACGRRAVVVQFQKGGGYSGELFAQAYLPALTIRQFGHGCASAARIRSGEAVCSKCGECFRANRDPANPYAAQALDYAVRVLRDERPAVLVLDEISHAVRRGLLSLGQVTALLGARPPGATIVLTGRHMPEALVELADQVTYCRAVKHPMKIGIDARRGIEY, from the coding sequence ATGAGCACCGCAGCAGCCCCGCTTCTCATCTACACCGGCGACGGCAAAGGCAAAACCACCGCGGCCCTAGGGCTGGCGGTCGCCGCCGCGGCCTGCGGCCGGCGGGCGGTCGTCGTCCAGTTCCAGAAGGGCGGCGGCTACAGCGGCGAACTATTCGCCCAGGCCTACCTGCCGGCCCTCACCATCCGCCAGTTCGGGCACGGCTGCGCCAGCGCCGCCCGCATCAGAAGCGGCGAAGCCGTCTGCAGCAAATGCGGCGAGTGCTTCCGGGCCAACAGGGACCCGGCCAACCCCTACGCCGCCCAGGCCCTCGACTACGCCGTTCGGGTGCTGCGGGACGAACGCCCCGCCGTCCTCGTCCTCGATGAAATCAGCCATGCCGTGCGCCGCGGGCTGCTGAGCCTCGGCCAGGTCACCGCCCTCCTGGGCGCGCGGCCGCCGGGCGCAACCATTGTCCTCACCGGCCGCCACATGCCCGAGGCTCTCGTCGAGCTAGCCGATCAAGTCACTTATTGCCGCGCCGTAAAGCACCCTATGAAAATCGGAATTGACGCCCGGCGCGGCATCGAATACTAA
- a CDS encoding precorrin-8X methylmutase, which produces MEFITDPSLIEERSMAIIAPHIAALGLTPAAAKIYSRIIHAAGDVDYANHIRIHPLAAEAAGRALKSGCDIFCDVEMVRTGINRRRLGELGGSAHCLIADPAIAAAAKSAGTTRAMAAMRAFGPRLHGAVVAIGNAPTALFELLKIIAETDIRPAAIIGVPVGFVGAAESKELLAATAPVPYITVAGTKGGSPIAAAAVNAILYLQG; this is translated from the coding sequence GTGGAATTCATCACCGACCCCAGCCTGATCGAAGAACGGAGCATGGCGATCATCGCCCCCCATATAGCCGCCCTCGGCCTTACGCCCGCCGCCGCGAAAATATACTCCCGCATCATCCACGCCGCCGGCGACGTCGACTACGCCAACCACATCCGCATCCATCCCCTGGCCGCCGAAGCCGCCGGCCGGGCCCTCAAGTCCGGCTGCGACATCTTCTGCGACGTCGAGATGGTGCGCACCGGCATCAACCGGCGCCGTCTGGGCGAGCTCGGCGGCAGCGCCCACTGCCTGATCGCCGACCCGGCGATTGCCGCTGCGGCCAAAAGCGCCGGCACCACCCGCGCCATGGCCGCGATGCGGGCCTTCGGTCCCCGGCTGCACGGAGCGGTCGTCGCCATCGGCAACGCCCCCACCGCGCTGTTCGAACTGCTCAAAATCATCGCCGAAACGGACATCCGGCCGGCGGCGATCATCGGCGTGCCCGTCGGCTTCGTCGGCGCAGCCGAATCGAAAGAACTGCTGGCCGCCACCGCCCCCGTACCCTACATAACGGTGGCCGGCACCAAGGGCGGCAGCCCCATCGCCGCCGCCGCCGTCAACGCCATCCTCTACCTGCAGGGCTGA
- a CDS encoding CbiX/SirB N-terminal domain-containing protein — MKQGIVVLGHGSRASVGEANQVVFQISDIIKQRLGSDLVETAIMNRKSELATIEDAVASLVARGADSIVVVPMFFANGMHIQHDIPEEISALKNRFPGVAVTMAAHLGPDPRIADILLDRIREAE; from the coding sequence ATGAAACAGGGAATCGTAGTACTCGGCCACGGCAGCCGCGCCAGCGTCGGCGAAGCCAACCAGGTCGTATTCCAGATCAGCGACATCATCAAACAGCGCCTCGGCAGCGACCTGGTGGAAACGGCCATCATGAACCGCAAATCCGAGCTCGCCACCATCGAGGACGCCGTCGCCAGCCTCGTCGCCCGCGGCGCGGACAGTATCGTCGTTGTGCCGATGTTCTTCGCCAACGGCATGCACATCCAGCACGACATCCCCGAAGAAATCAGCGCCCTAAAGAACCGCTTCCCCGGCGTCGCCGTCACCATGGCCGCGCACCTCGGCCCCGACCCCCGCATCGCCGACATCCTGCTGGATCGCATCCGGGAGGCTGAATAA
- the cobK gene encoding precorrin-6A reductase translates to MIVILAGTRDGRELAATLARQGWPVSVAVVSEYGRKLAAKDGLTVHAGGRDAAGMVALFKTEGARAVIDASHPYAVNASNNAQAACAALDLPYLRYERPQAPLPDYDKLHRAADAAEAARLAASLGKVLFLATGSRTLAVFKNEPLLAGSRLIARVLPEPEILSLCRRLGFPPADIIALQGPFSHQLNLALFREYGAEVVITKNSGFVGGTDSKISAAIELSLPLIVIDRPDVEYGRIAADFDAVSDFVREVLQ, encoded by the coding sequence ATGATCGTCATCCTCGCCGGCACCAGGGACGGGAGGGAACTCGCGGCCACTCTCGCCCGGCAGGGCTGGCCGGTCAGCGTCGCCGTCGTCTCCGAATACGGCCGCAAACTGGCCGCCAAAGACGGGTTGACCGTCCACGCCGGCGGCCGGGACGCCGCAGGCATGGTCGCCCTGTTCAAAACGGAAGGCGCCCGGGCGGTCATCGACGCCAGCCATCCCTACGCCGTCAACGCGTCCAACAACGCCCAGGCCGCCTGCGCAGCCCTCGACCTGCCCTACCTGCGTTACGAGCGCCCGCAGGCCCCTCTGCCGGATTACGATAAACTCCACCGGGCCGCGGATGCCGCCGAGGCAGCCCGGCTGGCCGCCAGCCTTGGGAAGGTGCTCTTTCTGGCCACCGGCAGCCGCACCCTGGCAGTCTTCAAAAACGAACCCCTGCTCGCCGGCAGCCGCCTGATCGCCCGCGTCCTCCCCGAGCCAGAAATCCTGTCCTTATGCCGGCGCCTGGGCTTTCCCCCCGCCGACATCATCGCCCTGCAGGGCCCATTTTCCCACCAGCTCAACCTCGCCCTATTCCGCGAATACGGCGCCGAGGTCGTCATCACCAAAAACAGCGGCTTCGTAGGCGGCACCGACAGCAAAATCAGCGCCGCCATCGAGCTAAGCCTGCCCCTTATCGTCATTGACCGGCCGGACGTCGAGTACGGCCGCATCGCCGCCGATTTCGACGCCGTAAGCGACTTTGTCAGGGAGGTCTTACAATGA
- the cobJ gene encoding precorrin-3B C(17)-methyltransferase — MSKRAADTLAAAEVIVGYDTYLRLIADFLPGKRIIGTGMTQEIDRCQAAVQEAMDGRRVAVVSSGDPGIYGMAGLVLELVFKYPPALRPAVDIIPGISAIGAAAALLGAPLMHDFAVISLSDLLTPWDTIVKRVEMAAAGDFVIALYNPKSTRRVSQIEQVREIVLRHRPAATPVGIVHHASRENESVVLSDLENFTSEHIDMFSLVIIGNSRTYTAAGRMITPRGYSL; from the coding sequence ATGAGCAAACGGGCGGCCGACACTCTCGCCGCCGCCGAAGTCATTGTCGGTTACGACACTTATCTCCGCCTTATCGCCGATTTTCTGCCAGGCAAAAGAATCATCGGCACCGGCATGACCCAGGAGATCGACCGCTGCCAGGCGGCCGTTCAGGAAGCCATGGACGGACGGCGGGTGGCCGTCGTCTCCAGCGGCGACCCCGGCATATACGGCATGGCCGGTCTGGTGCTCGAACTCGTCTTCAAGTACCCGCCGGCGCTCCGGCCCGCGGTCGACATCATCCCCGGCATCAGCGCCATCGGTGCCGCGGCGGCCCTTCTCGGCGCCCCTCTCATGCACGACTTCGCCGTTATCAGCCTCAGCGACCTCCTCACCCCCTGGGACACCATCGTCAAACGGGTCGAGATGGCCGCCGCCGGCGACTTCGTAATCGCCCTCTATAACCCCAAGAGCACCCGCCGGGTAAGCCAGATCGAGCAGGTGCGGGAAATCGTCCTCCGGCACCGTCCGGCGGCCACGCCGGTTGGCATCGTTCACCACGCCAGCCGCGAGAACGAAAGCGTCGTCCTGTCCGACCTCGAAAACTTCACCAGCGAGCACATCGACATGTTCTCCCTCGTCATCATCGGCAACAGTCGCACCTACACCGCCGCCGGGCGGATGATAACCCCGCGGGGGTACTCGCTATGA
- a CDS encoding cobalt-precorrin 5A hydrolase, protein MKTAVISVTDNGARLAVKMAANLTCKIDLYAKEGREGGTDALTYASLSELVAEIYAKYNGLVFIMATGIVVRLIAPHIRDKRYDPAVVVMDEAGRHAISLLAGHLGGANELTHIIAKAAGATPVITTATDIQQKPAPDVLAARIGLEIEPFDQLKHINAAIVAGQKVVYFIDCSLPNYEHYVNQAAEQCIMLVTADDLVHTDRYDAAVVISDKELYMVKPHIFLRPATMAVGVGCRRGVPSAALFTAITDACRKIGRSVKSVDVVATTDAKDDEIGLLAMVEQMAVPFKTYSNEQLLQSIEKYGLETSEFVEEQIGVGNVCEAAALLAAGTDKLLLGKTIYDKIAVAIAEVKSPSLD, encoded by the coding sequence ATGAAAACCGCAGTAATTTCCGTAACCGACAATGGGGCCCGCCTGGCGGTCAAGATGGCGGCCAACCTCACCTGTAAAATCGACCTCTACGCCAAGGAAGGCAGGGAAGGGGGGACGGACGCCCTGACCTACGCCAGCCTCAGCGAGCTCGTCGCCGAGATCTATGCCAAATACAACGGCCTGGTTTTCATCATGGCCACCGGCATCGTCGTCCGCCTCATCGCCCCCCACATCCGCGACAAGCGCTACGACCCGGCCGTCGTCGTCATGGACGAAGCCGGCCGTCACGCCATCAGCCTGCTCGCCGGGCACCTCGGCGGCGCCAACGAACTGACCCATATCATCGCCAAAGCGGCGGGCGCGACCCCGGTTATAACCACCGCCACCGACATACAGCAGAAGCCCGCCCCCGACGTGCTGGCCGCCCGCATCGGGCTGGAGATCGAACCCTTCGACCAACTCAAGCACATCAACGCCGCCATTGTCGCCGGCCAGAAGGTCGTCTACTTTATCGACTGTTCGCTGCCCAACTACGAGCACTACGTCAACCAGGCAGCCGAGCAATGCATCATGCTCGTCACTGCCGACGACCTCGTCCACACCGACAGGTACGACGCCGCTGTCGTCATCTCCGACAAGGAACTTTACATGGTCAAACCCCATATATTCCTGCGCCCGGCCACCATGGCCGTCGGCGTGGGCTGCCGGCGGGGCGTTCCCAGCGCGGCGCTGTTCACCGCCATCACCGACGCCTGCCGCAAGATCGGCCGCAGCGTCAAAAGCGTGGATGTCGTCGCCACCACCGACGCCAAGGACGACGAAATCGGCCTGCTGGCCATGGTAGAGCAGATGGCCGTGCCCTTCAAGACATACAGCAACGAACAACTTCTGCAGAGCATCGAAAAATACGGGCTAGAAACATCGGAATTCGTAGAAGAACAGATTGGAGTGGGGAACGTATGCGAAGCGGCGGCCCTCTTAGCGGCGGGAACGGACAAGCTCCTGCTGGGCAAAACGATTTACGACAAAATAGCGGTGGCCATCGCCGAGGTCAAATCGCCGTCGTTGGACTAG
- the cobM gene encoding precorrin-4 C(11)-methyltransferase, which yields MTLHFVGAGPGDPELITVKGQRLLAAADTIIYAGSLVNPALLGLAKPDAVIMNSATMTLDEVIAAIAQATGEGREVVRLHTGDPSIYGAIKEQMDALDERGIKYEVIPGVSSFLAAAAALHCEYTLPEVSQTIIVTRLEGRTPVPEREKLAALASHRATMCIFLSVHMLDSVVGELTAGGYPADTPIAVVQKASWPDEKIYRGTLATIARTVEEAGVDRTAMIVVGNCLGDDYALSKLYSPGFGHMFREAK from the coding sequence ATGACACTGCACTTCGTAGGCGCCGGCCCCGGCGACCCCGAACTCATCACCGTCAAAGGCCAGCGTCTTCTCGCCGCCGCCGACACCATCATCTACGCCGGCTCGCTCGTCAACCCGGCCCTCCTCGGCCTCGCCAAACCGGACGCCGTCATCATGAACAGCGCCACCATGACCCTTGACGAGGTCATCGCCGCCATCGCCCAGGCAACCGGCGAAGGCCGGGAAGTGGTCAGGCTGCACACCGGCGACCCCAGCATCTACGGGGCGATAAAAGAACAGATGGACGCCCTCGACGAGCGCGGCATAAAGTACGAAGTCATCCCCGGCGTCAGCTCCTTCCTCGCCGCCGCCGCCGCCCTGCACTGCGAATACACCCTGCCGGAGGTAAGCCAGACAATTATCGTCACCCGCCTCGAAGGCCGCACCCCGGTGCCCGAGCGCGAGAAACTGGCCGCGCTCGCCAGCCACCGCGCGACGATGTGCATCTTCCTCAGCGTCCATATGCTCGACAGCGTCGTCGGCGAGCTCACCGCCGGCGGCTACCCCGCCGACACCCCCATCGCCGTCGTCCAGAAGGCCTCCTGGCCTGACGAGAAAATCTACCGCGGCACCCTCGCCACCATCGCCCGCACAGTAGAAGAGGCTGGCGTCGACCGCACCGCCATGATCGTGGTCGGCAATTGTCTCGGCGATGACTACGCGTTATCCAAGCTATACTCTCCCGGTTTCGGGCACATGTTCAGGGAGGCAAAATGA
- the cobI gene encoding precorrin-2 C(20)-methyltransferase, protein MTGKFYGIGVGPGDPDLLTIRAAELLKTAEVVCLPRSAADNESVARKVAGAYIRPAAEIIEVPTPMTRDKALLEAEWRRGAEKIAACLAAGKNVAFITIGDAMLFSTYTYLLKHVRAIMPDVEVESVPGVTSFAAAAAHLNIPLAEGTEKLAVLPAVDDPEALRPLLAAFDNAVLMKVAGKYEEIVAVLGDLGLKDKAVFVSRLGYPDQFVTRDLDSLIGKKRDYLSLILIKKGGLG, encoded by the coding sequence ATGACCGGTAAATTTTACGGCATCGGCGTCGGGCCGGGCGACCCCGACCTGCTGACCATTCGCGCCGCCGAACTTCTCAAAACAGCAGAGGTCGTCTGCCTCCCCCGTTCGGCCGCCGACAACGAAAGCGTCGCCCGCAAGGTAGCCGGCGCTTACATCCGCCCCGCCGCGGAAATAATCGAAGTACCCACCCCCATGACCCGCGACAAGGCGCTCCTGGAAGCCGAATGGCGCCGCGGCGCCGAGAAAATCGCCGCCTGCCTCGCCGCCGGCAAAAACGTCGCCTTCATCACCATCGGCGACGCCATGCTGTTCAGCACCTACACCTACCTCCTCAAACACGTCCGCGCCATCATGCCCGACGTCGAAGTCGAAAGCGTCCCCGGCGTCACCTCGTTCGCCGCCGCCGCCGCCCACCTAAATATCCCCCTCGCCGAAGGGACGGAAAAACTCGCCGTCCTCCCGGCCGTCGACGACCCTGAGGCCCTCCGGCCCCTCCTGGCCGCCTTCGACAACGCCGTGCTCATGAAGGTGGCCGGCAAATACGAAGAAATCGTCGCCGTCCTCGGCGACCTCGGCCTCAAGGACAAAGCCGTCTTTGTCAGCAGACTGGGCTATCCCGACCAGTTCGTCACCCGCGACCTCGACAGCCTCATTGGCAAAAAACGCGACTACCTGTCGCTCATCCTGATAAAAAAGGGGGGACTCGGATGA